TCTAATATCCCAGGAGGGAGATATGAAGAGAAATATTTTATCAGTATGTATGTTAGCATTATTATGTTTGTTATCATGTGATATGAATGCCCTTAATGATTTATTAAATGAAGTAAGGGAAAAGGTTTTAGATGAAAGCAAAGATAATAAATATTTAAACCATGAACAAGGAAATCAGGAACAAAAAGAAGTTGTTATAGATTCTCTTGAAGAAGGAGTAGAAATACAACAAGACATGGAAGTAAAACCTGTTAATGCGGGATTTGAGGTGTTTAGGCAAGAGTATCCATACTATCCTCAAGAAGAAGTAATAAAAATAGAAGAAAAAGATTTAGTTCCAAGTACTGAATCCGAAAAAGAAGCACAAGCAGAAATTGAAAAAGTAAAAGGTGCTCTTGGAGATTCTGGATTCCAGCAATTAATTAAGAATGCACTTGAGCTTAAAGATAGATGTGAGCGAGGAAGAGCTGATTTTTATGATATAATGGGAAAAATTCAGAGTGAAAGAATATCACTAACCAAAAAGCGTAAGGAAAATATAGAAAAGATAAGAAAGTTAACTCAATTGCAAAATAAGTTAAATGATGAAAGGTCTAATCTCGAGAGGCTTATGAATGAAGTTGAGGTTGGACTTAATGAAAGAAGTTCTGCAAAATATTTTTTTGAAGATTCTGAAAAGATTTTAAAAGAAGCTATTACTGACAGATTAAGAAATAACAAACGTAGAAGTTACTGGTCAAGAAGAGGGAATGGTGATTTTCTAGCTAGAAAGGCACGAAGTAATGCGGAAAGTTCTTTAGAACAACTAGAATCTTCTTCTGTGAAGTTAATTGAAGCAATGGCAAAGATAAAAGAAATAGAAGAACTTATTAGTGAGGCAAAGTCTGCTCTAGGTAATCTTTCAAGATAGAGACTGAAAAATTTAAATATTTTATAATATTAGTATTTTCAAGAAGAGTTCCTTTATAAGGGACCTTCTTTAATTTTATTTAAATAAGTTTCTAAAAACTATATAATGATTTAAATTGAATAACTAGTGAATTATTTTAAGGTGTTGAGGTGTAATTGTTTTGAATACTGATATTGAGAGAGAAGATTTATTAAATAAGGAATATAAGGTTTTAGATAAAGGCTTTATCAAACTTGTTGATTATATGGGTAGTGAGGAGAGAATATTGAATGCAGCAAGGATTTCATATCGAGGTGAGAGAATTAGGAGGACAGATGCTGAACTTATAGATTATTTAGTTAGAAATGAGCACACAAGTCCATTTGAACAAGTGGTTTTTACATTTTATATTAAGGCTCCTATATTTGTTGCAAGGCAATGGATGAGACATAGAACAGCAAGGATTAATGAAGTATCTGGTTCATATAGTTTTCTTAGAGAAGAGTTTTATGTGCCTTTAGAGGAGGATCTAAAAATACAAAATATTGAGAGTAATCAAATTGAAGCTAATTTTGCAAAGAATGTGTTAAGTGATTTAAGAGAGAGTCAAAAAACTTGTTACAAGTTATATCAAGATATGATAAATAGTAATGTTTCAAAAGAAGTTTCTAGAATAGCTTTACCTTTAAGCTTGTATACTGAATGGTATTGGCAGATTGATTTAAATAATCTTTTTCATTTTATCAAATTAAGGTTGGCATTAAATGAATCGAAAGAGGTTAGTGAAAATTCATCAAAAGAGATGAGTGAATATGCCAAAATATTGCTTGATGTTATTGAAAAGCTTGTGCCTATTGCTACTAAAAGTTTTAAGAATCATATCTTAAAAGGGTGTAGGTTGTCTTATGAAGAGATAATAGCTATTTCTGGTGCATTAAATATTAGTAAACTCAAATTGGATGATAAGGCATTAAATAGATTAAAAGATAAGCTTAATATTAAATAATAAAAATAAAGTTTTTCTATTATTCTGTTGAATAACAGTAATAATGAGATATACTTTATAAAAAGTAAGTTGATGTTGGATTTTGTGTGTGAGAGAGAAGATAAATTTTATATATAGAATTGTATTTATATTTTGTATAATTTGTTTTGTAAGTTGTGAATTATTTAAAAATTCTGATAATAAAGGTGATTTATTTCAAAATCTAGGGCATGTTAATTTAAAGTCAGATTGGAGAGATAATCTTAAGCTTAATAAAGAAGAGTTTGATACATTAACTTTTTTTGTTAATGCGTTAAAAAATG
This window of the Borrelia puertoricensis genome carries:
- a CDS encoding P12 family lipoprotein, producing MKRNILSVCMLALLCLLSCDMNALNDLLNEVREKVLDESKDNKYLNHEQGNQEQKEVVIDSLEEGVEIQQDMEVKPVNAGFEVFRQEYPYYPQEEVIKIEEKDLVPSTESEKEAQAEIEKVKGALGDSGFQQLIKNALELKDRCERGRADFYDIMGKIQSERISLTKKRKENIEKIRKLTQLQNKLNDERSNLERLMNEVEVGLNERSSAKYFFEDSEKILKEAITDRLRNNKRRSYWSRRGNGDFLARKARSNAESSLEQLESSSVKLIEAMAKIKEIEELISEAKSALGNLSR
- the thyX gene encoding FAD-dependent thymidylate synthase; this translates as MNTDIEREDLLNKEYKVLDKGFIKLVDYMGSEERILNAARISYRGERIRRTDAELIDYLVRNEHTSPFEQVVFTFYIKAPIFVARQWMRHRTARINEVSGSYSFLREEFYVPLEEDLKIQNIESNQIEANFAKNVLSDLRESQKTCYKLYQDMINSNVSKEVSRIALPLSLYTEWYWQIDLNNLFHFIKLRLALNESKEVSENSSKEMSEYAKILLDVIEKLVPIATKSFKNHILKGCRLSYEEIIAISGALNISKLKLDDKALNRLKDKLNIK